The genomic segment ccgcgcaaaacatgTTTTTGCtgttgtgcatttgtaagacggagacaacgcatacgggagtagcgtcctcttaaagaaGCTGCACTATGTCAGATGGCAGATTTTCGGGTGCAGAATATTGGAAGATAAAACCTGAAAAAGAagctgtaattaaaaaacagtcTAAttctatcaaataatttataacgggTTCTTCCTCTTCATTAGATATTTCCAATGCTGTAGTTGTAGTACAACCCAATgaaatttttgactttttaacaGTTGTAGATGCCACTATACCTTCTGAAACTACAGTAGCCAAAAATATAACAGACAATGTTGTAATGCAATCCAGTGAGGTTAGattgtatgaattatatattaattataaatatgaactaccatttatttttataaaatatgtacttaacaaacttttttgaaaaaaatattgtcaagtgtaaaaatgtagaatGTAATATAGCTcagtttataattcattttgaaaattaataatgaaatgtagACATATTATgcgtatgtaataatttattaatttgtatataccaTGCCCTGCATGGTACCTTGTATtacttacattaattaattcattcCTAACACAAATTTTCGAGAATTTTGCTCTTCTAACTTCAGACGCTtacgaaaaattattctgaatttgcataaattttttaaaattaagtatactattaacAACGCATGTGAaataccttgtattaaattttcaagttttttttaaaaattactttttatagtgTGCAAGTACagatagtacctaatataatataatattattataatactatacttaaaactatatcaattctaattttaagaagaaaatatgtaaatcgAGAGGAATTTGTAAATATGCAAACATtactaggttaggttaggttccaCTAGGTAAGTACATTTACAGATAAACATAGTTGTTTTTTGTTAacttactattaaataataatttaatatcacaaCATTTTCATTCATTTCCTGTTTAGCTTTATTGTACATCTCTTGCTTGATTCAATACTTCGGTTGTTCTTATAAGTCACAACCATCTTGTCATTTAGACAATCATCTTTTTAATATCCCCCTGCGAAGATATAGGTAGTTAGTTTCTCTTAATTATCTCGCAGTACAACTACCACTTGGTCTTGATTCAAATATCTTGGTTctaattatgatgatattaacttataatactcAACTACAAAAACTGTCCCATTACTACTATCCACCTAATGCTCGACTATCAGCAAATAGCgacaaatgtattacatttattgaacaattataattatgtcttataggaaacactaaaatatttacCCTGTTATGAACAGTATGCTAGATTAGGGGTGAGAAAGAGCAATAATTCTGTTGCCATCTGCCAACTGTCCAAACAAACAAGTCTATAATACAATAGGTTGCAGTATTAAGAGGGCGCAATGGTGGACAAACTACGGCATATAACCATGGTTTCGTATTCAAGTAATACGGTTTATTGAAGCAGTCCacagtaaaaatacatattataaaaattgtagaggagaattttttaaataattataagaagctcaatttttgatatttttattaattaattaaatacttaatcgataaaaagtaaaaaacttgtttatttttaatttaccatgCAATATTGGACGATCGGAgtacaatattgaaaatcagGCTTCATATGGTTGTTAAAATAATTctcctatacaatttttataatatgtatttttactgtTAACTTCTTCAATAAGGCGTAATACTTGAATTACGAAACCATgatttatggtaaaaaaaatgtttgattacaaaaacaatttacaaacgatggtattgtatttaattatgaacaatgtgttttaattataaaagcaaaaaatatttagtttcatTTAGCGAACatcttaatttaataactgCGGCCAAATAGAGTGAAAGACCCAGCTGGCTGCCCACATTCTGGATGTATACAGTGGTCATTGGATTTCAATATATCTGCTCCCTTGGGCTGTTCAAATGGCACACATAACGACTTTGCTCCCATTGTCGAAGCTCCAACATCCGCAGTACCATCGTCcctacgaaataattaatacaaaaagattaaattatagtaaaccATAAACTaatgagtgtataatattttcatacaatgTGGTATCCCGTTTGATGTTATCCTCGCAAATAGGACGTCCACAAAacggtatcaataataaatgttttgctGCTAACTGCGCAGCACACTCTGACCATTTACGGCATATCACAACATTTTCTTTCATTTCTTGTTCTGCTTTATTGTACATATCTTGTTGTATTTGATTCAACAGCTCGGTTATTCTTACAACCATCTTGTCGTTTCCACCATCATTTGGACGTCCCTCTAAGGGAATAGTTAGTTTATCTCCATTATCTCGCCGCACAGCTACCATTTGGTTTCGATCCAAATCTTTTGGTCCAATTTCTAACCTCAACGGAACCccctaaaaatcaaattttacaataacaactattttagatcaaacataatttaaaaattaataaataaataccttcaACTCCCAGTGGTTGAACTTCCATCCAGGTGAATAATTATCTCGCAAGTCGGTATCTGCTCTTATCATTAAGGAAGAATTACGATGTTGGATAACACTATTGTCATTTTCATCATCAGTTTCTATCAGACTATCTCCTTTTAATCTGTTACATACATCTAAACAAGTTCTAATCAAATTATCTTTGACTTCGTTTGCTGTGCTAACGCCTACACCACATGGTACAATaattacctaaatttaaatataatatgtttaacaaaaCAGCAACCGATacctaatttgaaattaatgatCAATTATTgagaactgtataatatttacttgaataGATGCTATGCGTGGAGGTAAAACCAGCCCACGGTCATCACCATGAACCATTACCATAACACCAATAGTTCTAGTTGTCATTCCAAATGAAATTTGATGAACAAATGATTTCTCGTGTGTGTCTGGATGTTCAAAATGAACATCAAACATTTTAGCAAAATTGGTACCCAGATAATGTGAGGTGGCACCTTGAATTGCGCGACCACTAGATGCTACATATGCTTCACAAGTAGTAGTAAATATTCCTCCAGCAAACTtttctttttcagtttttttaccTTTTATCACTGGTACTGCTAGCATATTTTTGTAGACATACTCATAATAACCTAAAAATATCACAAATCAATAATCAACTgacaatatcattaattataataattttttccaactaacctAATGTTATTAATACATCACGTTCTGCTTCTTCTCTAGTTGCATACGCATTATGACCCTCTTGCCACAAAAACTCTCTAGTTCTCAAGAAGGGTTGAGGGTGTTTGAATTCCCacctctaaaataaataaataagttaaaacagAAATTCTccctaacattttataaattaaatggaaACAAATAATGCACCACAACGCTGTTCCATTGATTGAGTTTCAATGGCAAGTCTCTGTACGACTGAATCCATTTCGCAAAAGCTGGATACATCCCAGTCTCACTAGTTGGTCTTATAGCAATAGGTTCAGCTAAATCCGTTTCACCAGATTTGGTAACCCAAGCTacctattaaaacattaatttcattagatcagtcaaaatgtatcttatttcATATACTATGTTGTTGGAATTTTACCTCTGGTGCAAAATCTGCAATATGTTCTTTTTCTCTTTCTAATGCTCCTTGTGATACAAACATTGGGAAATAACAATTCCGTATATTAAGAGGCTTTCTCTTAATTCGTGCATCGAACCATTCTTGTATTAATTCCCATATTCTGTAAGCCCAAGGCCTGAGCACGTAACATCcacttacatcataatattcaatCATTTCGCCTTTAACCAATACCTGAGAATACCATTCTCCAAGATTTTCGGATACCTTTAATACTTCCAACCCtaattttgttacttttttgGTGTTTGTACTATCAGATGTTTTAGTAGTGGCCACAGCAAGATTCTCTTTTTTCTTCGATTTTTTATcctaaaatgtttcatttttcatgttcaaattatatagtataatattttatatattgtgtttttttgaagatttaaatgtataatactacagAAATTCAATTAACGTTAATATATTTcttcatttgtatttatttatgtttttgatttttctattatctatccattaaacaatttatttcttttgttaatctgagtttgaattattttaataaataataattttccttacgcaattcgttatttttttttttaaactaaacttaaaaattaggATTGGACATTTTAACTAACAATTCAAAGATTTAAACTAGATTATAATTTGATCAAattctttgttattttttcttttatacgaCAATCAGAAACTAAATACTTACTTTGGAAGTATTACTGTTTTTCGTCAACATTGTTTTTTCACCTTGTTCATTTATATGCTGTACTACTGCATCAGCAGAAGAAGGTTTACTTAACTCGGAGTTACATTTATCTGCTTGTTGTGGTGTGGGAATTCCACTTGCAGGAAAATCAACCCCAGCAATACTTTTATACTCTGCTTTCAAAGCAAGTAAGACTTTGACAGCTTCCCCGATGTCtgcctaaattaataaaaattagaattaaaattaaatgaaaaaggaattgaaaaaaaaaataagagttaTAAGGCTTTTAGTGATTGGAGttgctaaaaattatttacatactttaGAAGCTTTACTGTTTTTCATTGATCGCACTTTATCTCCTTGTTCATTAATTTTCACAACTATAGAATCTACTAAAGGTTTACTTTGATTAGAATTGGCATTACTGACTAGCTGTGGTGTGGGAATACCACCCGCAGGAAAATCAACTCCAGCAATACTTTTATACTCTGCTTTCAAAGCAAGTAAGACTTTGACAGCTTCCCCGATGTCtgcctaaattaataaaaattagaattaaaattaaatgaaaaaggaattgaaaaaaaaaataagagttaTAAGGCTTTTAGTGATTGGAGttgctaaaaattatttacatactttaGAAGCTTTACTGTTTTTCATTGATCGCACTTTATCTCCCTGTTCATTAATTTTCACAACTATAGAATCTACTGAAGGTTTACTTTGATCAGAATTGGCATTACTGACTAGCTGTGGTGTGGGAATACCACCCGCAGGAAAATCAACTCCAGCAATACTTTTATACTCTGCTTTCAAAGCAAGTAAGACTTTGACAGCTTCCCCAATGTCtgcctaaattaataaaaattagaattaaaattaaatgaaaaaggaattgaaaaaaaaaataagagttaTAAGGCTTTTAGTGATTGGAGttgctaaaaattatttacatactttaGAAGCTTTACTGTTTTTCATTGATCGCACTTTATCTCCTTGTTCATTAATTTTCACAACTATAGAATCTACTGAAGGTTTACTTTGATCAGAATTGGCATTACTGACTAGCTGTGGTGTGGGAATACCACCCGCAGGAAAATCAACTCCAGCAATACTTTTATACTCTGCTTTCAAAGCAAGTAAGACTTTGACAGCTTCCCCGATGTCtgcctaaattaataaaaattagaattaaaattaaatgaaaaaggaattgaaaaaaaaaataagagttaTAAGGCTTTTAGTGATTGGAGTtgctaaaaattgtttacatactTTAGAAgctttattgtttttcattgaTCGCACTTTATCTCCTTGTTCATTAATTTTCACAACTATAGAATCTACAGAAGGTTTACTTTTATCACAACTAGCGTTACTGACTAGCTTTGGTGTGGGAATACCACCTGCAGGAAAATCAACTCCAGCAATACTTTTATACTGTGCTTTCAAAGCAAGTAAGACTTTGACAGCTTCTGCAATGTCTGCCtaaatcaatataaatcaaaattaaaattaaaattgacatgaaataatttttttttttaaatttaatccaggtttattataatagctattttACCATAGGGAAtgttgaaaaattttacttacCTTAGaagctttattatttttcattgatcGTACTATGTCTCcttgttcattaatttttaagactATTGCATCTGCAGATGGATTACTTTGTCCAGAAACAGAGTTACTAACTGTCTGTGGTGTGGAAATTCCTGTAGCAGGAAAGTCAATCCCTGTGCAAGCCTTATATTCTGCTTTTAATGCATGTAAGACTTTTCCAGCTTCTTCTAAGTCAgcctatagtttaaaatatgtattattaggacatttaaaatgtttttaattattaaatgattcaAAACTATAAACTTATAAGTAGAGCCAGGACTTtcatgtttttgaatattttttatggttgactatattatatgcgtagaaagtacaaaatacaattcaCGACGTTTGTGATCAAAAGCtaaacatttttagtgcattttgacaatttttggtataaatttcatatttttatattttattgcatgtatagaatatttataaacacctcaaataaatagttaatattataaattgaacgtgacaatattcttattattatttggttttagttttttttttaaacttatatttatatgcataagtAACTATTTTGAGAAATGTTAGTACATTAAGTTCTTGATTTACAtaagagtataaaaataaatgtatgaatagatacatcaacattaaataacttaaaGAACATgtttattaatagaaatataatactcTTTTGTTATTTTgcagttaatttaataaattaaaatactgagtggttataaaataacaataaaaaaaattcatcatacCGTCAAgacgtttattttattagcttGATCATTTATCTGGCTGATTACAGTGTCAATGTCCTTGTTTGTATTTTTCTGTAATAAAAGCAAaactacaataattttctaaaatggttGTACtgacttatttttaactaagacttcagtgtataatttaaaaaattgagcATGACAAAATCATGggtgaaatattattgtaaattactttaaaaaaagtttaaacaatacttaacatattttattcaataaatgttgACAGATGAATAATTTTCCATACTCCCAGTAAAattagtacaatttaaaaaaaactagtacGAGTAacgtaaatataaaacaaattgaacaattaataaaaaataaatagagatTCATAAATTTGGATGACAAAAATCCATCacgtaaatcaaaaacaatagtaaacTGATGATTAATAACTATGATTtgtgaacagtttttttttattaatatatacataattagttttaattaccttaatattacttgtggtGATTGGTAAAGGAACGGGTGTTATTGGAGTTGCTGATTTTGTGTGACCATCAGGTATGTTAAACAACACTAGTGGCGTTTCTTTTCCCGTGTGAATGCTTcaaaaaccatttattatatcaaacactTAAGACAAAAAGTTTTCTATAACTTATTCTTACCTGTATGGCTGGTACGTTGAATCACATATAAAATAACCTCTACGTTGTAACTGAATCACATCTCCCTTCTTTAAATCTTTCAACTCTGAATCACCTATCATTTGTAATTCCCAACGACTATTTTCTGTATTTAAGTATTGCTTGAAATCATCATCTTTGGCTAATACTGCTTTACTAATTAAGTGATCAAAATAAACACAAACAACTGGTACCAGAATAGGCAAAACTTCTTCAGATTCTGAATAATCTGTTTTTGGTAACCACGTAACTTTGACTGTAGATTTAAAATCTGTGTTTTCAAGATCAGACACTGCATGAATTCtctctattttattattattttggttccTAAAGAAGCAAACATAATgatctatatgttattatgatttCCTATCAATAAGTATTACCTTTCTATACGGTTTATCAGGAGATTTCCCCAGTTAATAAATGTTGCTCGTCGTCCAGCTTCTAATAACTCTGCATCACTATAATCTATAAGAATTTTAGGTGCGGCCCAGACACAATTCTTTAGTCCTAATTGAGAATTTTTAGGATGTTTAGGGACATTGTcaattttatatggtttttcAACATTCTCTACAACAACTTCAACTGGTGGATAAGATAATACtacattttctttatttgaaTTGGATAACAACAAAGCAGTATGCCTTGGTGCTATCGAATCAACGATACTGCGATTCAATGACCAAATTTTATCCCATTGCATAGCTGTAACAGTTCTGGAAGATCCTTGGGCCACTATGAATTGTTTCAATGCTTCCACCTGCATTCCTCTCCTGAAGACACCACGGACAGTCGGCATTCGTGGATCATCCCTTAAACGTaataaaaaaggttttattatatgttgtagCAAAATTAAGAACCTTTCTgcaatttcaattaataaactataaaagaaactagttatatactatgtaaattattaaaatacatatatttatcaattatactaACCATCCATCTACGTGGCCTTGTTCCACAAACCAAGTTAACTTTCTTTTCGACAGAACAGTATTAGTCATATTTAATCTTGAATACGACCACACATAAGGTCTGGTTTCATTGCTGCGAGTACCAAGCTTTAATGCATCACAAAA from the Acyrthosiphon pisum isolate AL4f chromosome X, pea_aphid_22Mar2018_4r6ur, whole genome shotgun sequence genome contains:
- the LOC100165283 gene encoding bifunctional glutamate/proline--tRNA ligase isoform X1, with product MSNAPEKDLTSLEQQLATPDLQSTNAKKQGSTSVLKSKKTETKKNEKAPKLQKSVEDNSKQQGKFVELPGAEMGKVVVRFPPEASGYLHIGHAKAALLNQHYQLAFNGRLIMRFDDTNPAKEKEDFEKVILEDVDMLKIKPDIFTYTSDHFEKMLDICENGMLKEGLAYVDDTDGDKIRLEREQRIDSINRNNSIEKNLELWKQMVLGTEIGLKCCVRAKIDMQSANGCLRDPTIYRCKPEHHPRTGDKYKVYPTYDFACPIVDSFEGVTHCLRTTEYTDRDAQYYWFCDALKLGTRSNETRPYVWSYSRLNMTNTVLSKRKLTWFVEQGHVDGWDDPRMPTVRGVFRRGMQVEALKQFIVAQGSSRTVTAMQWDKIWSLNRSIVDSIAPRHTALLLSNSNKENVVLSYPPVEVVVENVEKPYKIDNVPKHPKNSQLGLKNCVWAAPKILIDYSDAELLEAGRRATFINWGNLLINRIERNQNNNKIERIHAVSDLENTDFKSTVKVTWLPKTDYSESEEVLPILVPVVCVYFDHLISKAVLAKDDDFKQYLNTENSRWELQMIGDSELKDLKKGDVIQLQRRGYFICDSTYQPYSIHTGKETPLVLFNIPDGHTKSATPITPVPLPITTSNIKKNTNKDIDTVISQINDQANKINVLTADLEEAGKVLHALKAEYKACTGIDFPATGISTPQTVSNSVSGQSNPSADAIVLKINEQGDIVRSMKNNKASKADIAEAVKVLLALKAQYKSIAGVDFPAGGIPTPKLVSNASCDKSKPSVDSIVVKINEQGDKVRSMKNNKASKADIGEAVKVLLALKAEYKSIAGVDFPAGGIPTPQLVSNANSDQSKPSVDSIVVKINEQGDKVRSMKNSKASKADIGEAVKVLLALKAEYKSIAGVDFPAGGIPTPQLVSNANSDQSKPSVDSIVVKINEQGDKVRSMKNSKASKADIGEAVKVLLALKAEYKSIAGVDFPAGGIPTPQLVSNANSNQSKPLVDSIVVKINEQGDKVRSMKNSKASKADIGEAVKVLLALKAEYKSIAGVDFPASGIPTPQQADKCNSELSKPSSADAVVQHINEQGEKTMLTKNSNTSKDKKSKKKENLAVATTKTSDSTNTKKVTKLGLEVLKVSENLGEWYSQVLVKGEMIEYYDVSGCYVLRPWAYRIWELIQEWFDARIKRKPLNIRNCYFPMFVSQGALEREKEHIADFAPEVAWVTKSGETDLAEPIAIRPTSETGMYPAFAKWIQSYRDLPLKLNQWNSVVRWEFKHPQPFLRTREFLWQEGHNAYATREEAERDVLITLGYYEYVYKNMLAVPVIKGKKTEKEKFAGGIFTTTCEAYVASSGRAIQGATSHYLGTNFAKMFDVHFEHPDTHEKSFVHQISFGMTTRTIGVMVMVHGDDRGLVLPPRIASIQVIIVPCGVGVSTANEVKDNLIRTCLDVCNRLKGDSLIETDDENDNSVIQHRNSSLMIRADTDLRDNYSPGWKFNHWELKGVPLRLEIGPKDLDRNQMVAVRRDNGDKLTIPLEGRPNDGGNDKMVVRITELLNQIQQDMYNKAEQEMKENVVICRKWSECAAQLAAKHLLLIPFCGRPICEDNIKRDTTLDDGTADVGASTMGAKSLCVPFEQPKGADILKSNDHCIHPECGQPAGSFTLFGRSY
- the LOC100165283 gene encoding bifunctional glutamate/proline--tRNA ligase isoform X2; translation: MSNAPEKDLTSLEQQLATPDLQSTNAKKQGSTSVLKSKKTETKKNEKAPKLQKSVEDNSKQQGKFVELPGAEMGKVVVRFPPEASGYLHIGHAKAALLNQHYQLAFNGRLIMRFDDTNPAKEKEDFEKVILEDVDMLKIKPDIFTYTSDHFEKMLDICENGMLKEGLAYVDDTDGDKIRLEREQRIDSINRNNSIEKNLELWKQMVLGTEIGLKCCVRAKIDMQSANGCLRDPTIYRCKPEHHPRTGDKYKVYPTYDFACPIVDSFEGVTHCLRTTEYTDRDAQYYWFCDALKLGTRSNETRPYVWSYSRLNMTNTVLSKRKLTWFVEQGHVDGWDDPRMPTVRGVFRRGMQVEALKQFIVAQGSSRTVTAMQWDKIWSLNRSIVDSIAPRHTALLLSNSNKENVVLSYPPVEVVVENVEKPYKIDNVPKHPKNSQLGLKNCVWAAPKILIDYSDAELLEAGRRATFINWGNLLINRIERNQNNNKIERIHAVSDLENTDFKSTVKVTWLPKTDYSESEEVLPILVPVVCVYFDHLISKAVLAKDDDFKQYLNTENSRWELQMIGDSELKDLKKGDVIQLQRRGYFICDSTYQPYSIHTGKETPLVLFNIPDGHTKSATPITPVPLPITTSNIKKNTNKDIDTVISQINDQANKINVLTADLEEAGKVLHALKAEYKACTGIDFPATGISTPQTVSNSVSGQSNPSADAIVLKINEQGDIVRSMKNNKASKADIGEAVKVLLALKAEYKSIAGVDFPAGGIPTPQLVSNANSDQSKPSVDSIVVKINEQGDKVRSMKNSKASKADIGEAVKVLLALKAEYKSIAGVDFPAGGIPTPQLVSNANSDQSKPSVDSIVVKINEQGDKVRSMKNSKASKADIGEAVKVLLALKAEYKSIAGVDFPAGGIPTPQLVSNANSNQSKPLVDSIVVKINEQGDKVRSMKNSKASKADIGEAVKVLLALKAEYKSIAGVDFPASGIPTPQQADKCNSELSKPSSADAVVQHINEQGEKTMLTKNSNTSKDKKSKKKENLAVATTKTSDSTNTKKVTKLGLEVLKVSENLGEWYSQVLVKGEMIEYYDVSGCYVLRPWAYRIWELIQEWFDARIKRKPLNIRNCYFPMFVSQGALEREKEHIADFAPEVAWVTKSGETDLAEPIAIRPTSETGMYPAFAKWIQSYRDLPLKLNQWNSVVRWEFKHPQPFLRTREFLWQEGHNAYATREEAERDVLITLGYYEYVYKNMLAVPVIKGKKTEKEKFAGGIFTTTCEAYVASSGRAIQGATSHYLGTNFAKMFDVHFEHPDTHEKSFVHQISFGMTTRTIGVMVMVHGDDRGLVLPPRIASIQVIIVPCGVGVSTANEVKDNLIRTCLDVCNRLKGDSLIETDDENDNSVIQHRNSSLMIRADTDLRDNYSPGWKFNHWELKGVPLRLEIGPKDLDRNQMVAVRRDNGDKLTIPLEGRPNDGGNDKMVVRITELLNQIQQDMYNKAEQEMKENVVICRKWSECAAQLAAKHLLLIPFCGRPICEDNIKRDTTLDDGTADVGASTMGAKSLCVPFEQPKGADILKSNDHCIHPECGQPAGSFTLFGRSY